AGCGGCGAGGACACCGCGTCGAAGGTGCGTCGCCACTCCGTCGCGGAGCGGCGGAAGCTGTCGTTCAACCGCTGGCGCAGGTCGTCCGCGAGGCGCCGGTCGGTGATGTCGGTGACGACGCAGCCCAGGTGCACGCCGCCCCGGTCGTCCAGGCCGGAGGCCGCGGCGCGGCTGCGCACCCAGCGCAGGCGCCCGTCCGCGCAGATGATGCGGTGCTCGATCTCCACCTCCGTGCTCGGGGCCAGGGCCAGGGACTCGATACACTCGCGGTAGCGCGTGCGGTCCTCCGGGTGGATCATCTCCGCCCACAGCGGCGAAGGCGTGCCCTCCGGGCCGGTGCCGGTGAAGGCGCTGGCCGGGTAGCCGGTGGTGCGCTCGATGACGGGCGTGCAGTAGAAGTCACGCAACACGCCGTCCCGCAGCTTCCCACCCCACAGGTAGTCCGGCAGCGACCGGGTGAGCACGTCCAGGCGCCCCTCGTGCTCCTGGAGCGACGCCTCCGCGCGCATCCGCTCCGTCACCTCCGACAGGGACGCGATGACGCCCAGCACCGCGCCGCCCGCGCCGCGCACGCGCGAATAGCTTCCGAACCAGAAGCGCGTCTCGCCGGGGGCCGCGGGCGTCTCCACCTGGAGGCTGAGGTCCTGCAGGGGCGCGTCCGACTCCAGCGCGCGTGAGAGCCGGGGCGCCAGCGCGGTGCCCAGCGCGGGCAGCACCTCCGAGACGTGCCGGCCCAGGTGCGCCTGCGCGGGCAGGCCGTTCATCGCGGCGAGCGCGGCGTTGACGTGCACGTACTTCAGGTCGCGGTCGTAGAACGCGAAGCCCACCGGCGTGATGGCCATGACCGCGTCGCGCAGCGCCCGCGCGTCGTCCGCCTGCTCGCGCAGCCGGTCGCACTCACGCTCGCTCCGGGCCAGGGCGCGCAGGGCGGCCATCACGCCCACCGAGGCCAGCGCGAACGCGCTCGCCGCCAGCACGGCGATGCGAGCCCCCGGTGTCAGGCCTCCGCTCCACACCCCCACCAGGGCCATGAGCGCCGCGCACGCGCTGGCGACGGCGGCAATCCTGGGGAGTGGGGGCGGGGAGGGCGAGGACATGGCGCGCGAGGAGCGCGCCTCACTCTACGTTTCCTCGCATCGACTTGCATCGCGGCGAGGCCCTGATCAGCGCAAGCGCTGGACGAAGGTCCAGGAGGATGCCGCGAAGCCAATCCTCTGGGTGAATCCGCTCGAACGCGCGGTGCGCCGGACTTGTGGAAACCCACGAGGCTACACCGCGCGGCGGCGTTCAATCTCAGACAGCGGGCCCGGCGATGATGTCCGGTGGCCCCGGACGGTTGGGGTCATGCGCGGGCGGTTCCTGGATGCCCGGCTTCACTTCGGGGTCCTGCAGGGGCGGAGGCGGTTCCCGGCGCTGGGGCTCGCCCGGCGGTGGATCCTTCTCCGGCGCGGGCGGCCGGGGCGGTTCGATCTCAGGCGTGGGCTTCGGATCCGGCTCCTTCACCGGCTTCTCGGGAGGCGTCGTCTGTGGATTCGTCGGCATGGACCTCCACACTGCGCACGCCGTCCTCCCAGGGAACCGCCGCGCCCTCCGCGTCGTCTTCGGGTGCGTGGTTTTCGACAGGTGTCCCCGCGTCCTGGAGGCGGGCGTGGGCCCAGACCTCCACCACGGGTTCGATGCGCGGGGTGAGCTGGATCATGGAGCTGGGGAAGCAGCGCGCAGGCAGCCGGGCGAAGAGCTGGCGCACCTGCTCCGCCTCCCGCGCGCTGGCCACGGCGACGTGCGGCCTGACGATGAGGTCGGTGAAATGGGCGGCCTGCTCCGGGCTGCCGCTCACCAGCCGGGCCGTCGCGCAGCTCTGGTAGAAGAGCACCCTCACGCCTGCTTCCCGTGCGCCGTCCAGGAACGCGTGCAGCGTGCGCCCCTCCACCGCGCCCACCAGCAGCGCCTCCGGGTCCCACCGCCCATCCCCGGGGCCGCTGTCGCGGTCGTTCAACGGACGGCCAATCGGTACGGGGGGCGCATGGTCGCTCGTCAGCACCGCGCCCCGCTCTCCCTGCCAGAAGAGGCGCGTTTCGTACTCAGTGATGGAAGCGGAGGTCATCAGGCATCTCCTCGGTAGGGGCCTGCGCGATGCGCCTTCAACACCCATGCCGCGGCAATGCTTCTCATGTCGCTGGGGACTGCCCTTGAGTACGAGTCCCCCCAGGTAGGCCGGTGATCGCGGGGCCACAGCCGCCCTGGCCCGGGATGCGGCCTCCCTGGAACAGCCCTTTTGGACGATTTCGCCCCCGCCGTCCCTGCTCCACATCCAGCGCCTCAATGCCTGACATGGGGGGACGGCATGGGTGCGATGCGACGCGGTGGGGAACGGTGTCTGTTGATTGTATGGCTTTGCGAGGGCTTCCAGGGCCGCACGGCCGCTTGAACCATGTCCATGCAAGAACGAGGTGAGGCACCGATGGCCGAAGCGTATGCGAGTCAGCTCATCCAGGCCCCCGCGGACGTGGTCTGGGACCGCGTGGGAGGCTTTGACAGCCTCCCGCGCTGGCACCCGGGCGTCGTCTCCAGCGAGCGGGTGACGCGTCCCGAGGCCGGTCCCGGGCCCCTGCGCCGGCTGACCACGCGCGATGGCGAGGTGTACCTGGAGGCCCGGTTGGAGCACGACCCGCACGCGCGCAGCTATGCGTACACGCTGCTGGAGAGCCCGCTGCCCGTGCGCGACCACCTGGCGAAGCTGAGGGTGACGCCGGTGACGGCGACCGGGCAGACCTTCGTGGAGTGGTCCGCGACCTTCAGCCTGACGCCCGGGCACGAGGGCGAGGCGGCGGCGCTGTGCCAGTGGATCCGCGAGGAGTTCTTCGCGAGGGGCCTGCGGGGGCTGGCGCACACCTTCCTGCCGCCTCCGCCCCGGGTGTCGGCGCCGGAGCTGGAGTGGCGGCGCTGAAGGGCGCTCACAGCCGCTGGAGGAAGCGCACCAGGTCCTGCTTCTGCGCCGGGGTGAGGGACTCCGGCGGCCCGCCTGGGAACTCGGGCGGGTGCAGCGGCAGGCCCACGGTGGGGATGCCCGGGAGGATGAAGCGGCTGTAGGTGTCCACCGCCTCCGCGAGCGTGGCGTGGCTGTTGTCGTGGAAGTACGGCGCGGACCGGGCGACGCCGCGCAGGGACGGCACGTCGAAGGACTCGAACTCCGCGGGGTCGCCGCTGATCAACGCGCGGCCGGGGTCGGTGGAGTACCACTGGGCCGCGAGCGCGGGGCCCACGATGGGCGCGCCGTGCTCATCCAGGGCGGGGTTGATGTCATCCGGGTCGCCGCTCGCGGTGACGGGGATGGGGGGCAGGTCGGTGACGGGGTGCTGGCGCGTGCCGTCCGTGTAGAAGCG
Above is a window of Corallococcus caeni DNA encoding:
- a CDS encoding PAS domain-containing sensor histidine kinase, which codes for MSSPSPPPLPRIAAVASACAALMALVGVWSGGLTPGARIAVLAASAFALASVGVMAALRALARSERECDRLREQADDARALRDAVMAITPVGFAFYDRDLKYVHVNAALAAMNGLPAQAHLGRHVSEVLPALGTALAPRLSRALESDAPLQDLSLQVETPAAPGETRFWFGSYSRVRGAGGAVLGVIASLSEVTERMRAEASLQEHEGRLDVLTRSLPDYLWGGKLRDGVLRDFYCTPVIERTTGYPASAFTGTGPEGTPSPLWAEMIHPEDRTRYRECIESLALAPSTEVEIEHRIICADGRLRWVRSRAAASGLDDRGGVHLGCVVTDITDRRLADDLRQRLNDSFRRSATEWRRTFDAVSSPLLVLSADGVIHRLNDAARVLFREADPSGQPLSATVGAPPWSSAEPLVEELRATHGSASRQVHDAESGRTWELAAAWVDERASEDARIILVATEVTRLLELQAHVRRSETMAAMGAIVAGVAHEVRNPLFSISAVVDAVEATYGTQPELQPYLDVLRGEVRRLTHLTQELFEYGRPTRGEWTDGAVGPVVAEALSACELPGDKASVKLTRALSDALPPVRMDARRLFHVFRNVVENAVQYSPPGATVHVTAEAVEEAGRAWVRCTVHDGGPGFKSEDLPHVFEPFFSKRRGGTGLGLSIVQRILEEHQGRIRLSNHPQGGAEVTILLPALSPAVIAGALPKSQVS
- a CDS encoding OsmC family protein encodes the protein MTSASITEYETRLFWQGERGAVLTSDHAPPVPIGRPLNDRDSGPGDGRWDPEALLVGAVEGRTLHAFLDGAREAGVRVLFYQSCATARLVSGSPEQAAHFTDLIVRPHVAVASAREAEQVRQLFARLPARCFPSSMIQLTPRIEPVVEVWAHARLQDAGTPVENHAPEDDAEGAAVPWEDGVRSVEVHADESTDDASREAGEGAGSEAHA
- a CDS encoding SRPBCC family protein gives rise to the protein MAEAYASQLIQAPADVVWDRVGGFDSLPRWHPGVVSSERVTRPEAGPGPLRRLTTRDGEVYLEARLEHDPHARSYAYTLLESPLPVRDHLAKLRVTPVTATGQTFVEWSATFSLTPGHEGEAAALCQWIREEFFARGLRGLAHTFLPPPPRVSAPELEWRR